In the Diorhabda carinulata isolate Delta chromosome 9, icDioCari1.1, whole genome shotgun sequence genome, one interval contains:
- the LOC130897987 gene encoding epoxide hydrolase 1-like codes for MDIILFHYWFPKKATTAARYYCENSSIEGLLSGLHNIPIDTSVPCGCAFFEDEFIYQPESFLRDKYPNLIQYNTYPAVGHFAAIEANDVLTKDIILFVNKLYESNLL; via the exons ATGgacataattttatttcattactgGTTTCCGAAAAAGGCAACAACAGCTGCTAGATACTATTGTGAAAATTCCAGCATAGAAGGACTCCTATCAGGATTACACAA TATACCTATAGATACAAGTGTTCCTTGTGGATGTGCCTTTTTTGAAGATGAATTCATTTATCAACCCGAGAGTTTTCTTCGAGACAAGTATccaaatttaattcaatataatacTTATCCTGCAGTTGGTCATTTTGCAGCGATAGAAGCTAATGATGTTCTCACcaaagatattattttatttgttaataaattatatgaatctAATTTATTGTAA